From one Nematostella vectensis chromosome 7, jaNemVect1.1, whole genome shotgun sequence genomic stretch:
- the LOC5507128 gene encoding mucin-22 gives MDRLTITIAVCVTFSAVLNLPSFSSPIQGHVMLRRDSVLENNSTQNSTVNNSSISCNGTKEECNETANSTTFLTSNASHVNLTKLCAGNSSGVLILCNGTLLNLTQRCENGSLLNETIVCVGNISANDTGASNITDDIVAQNATNTSPNATTNATVNSTLSPSHSLSQSASLGTPSLVQNPDNTVSSVLAISPAQSASSVIQASSSTSAVVASSSAVIMTNAPKITTTEQLATTTAAETTPTTTTSASTTTATTTKATTTSVSTTTATTKEEESTTTAETTTVTATKPLSSEETSTMLPTTAPTPKPDTEVKTEAKVTEQSSEAGATMPSPNNANEKNVKFFYVNVLIPVSIGVIGALLIAFFVLLYKTCRRRKLKKVRYFGKAKDKQSMYMDRMNLLSNSSDEE, from the exons ATGGACAGGCTAACAATTACAATTGCCGTTTGCGTAACATTTAGTGCCGTGCTAAATTTACCGAGCTTCTCTTCACCAATTCAAGGACATGTTATGTTAAGGAGGGATTCTGTTTTGGAGAACAATTCAACGCAAAATTCTACAGTAAATAACTCTTCAATTTCGTGTAATGGAACGAAGGAAGAATGCAACGAAACAGCCAACTCGACAACATTCCTCACGTCAAATGCCTCCCACGTAAATTTGACAAAATTGTGTGCGGGTAATTCTTCGGGAGTTCTTATATTGTGCAACGGAACATTATTGAATCTGACGCAGAGATGTGAGAATGGTAGCTTGTTAAATGAGACGATTGTTTGTGTGGGGAACATTAGCGCAAACGACACAGGTGCATCGAATATCACAGATGATATTGTTGCACAAAATGCGACTAATACAAGCCCAAATGCCACAACAAATGCTACTGTGAATTCTACGCTCTCGCCATCACACAGTCTGTCACAATCTGCAAGCCTAGGTACACCGAGTTTGGTGCAGAATCCTGATAACACTGTAAGCTCAGTGTTGGCTATCAGCCCTGCGCAAAGTGCAAGTAGTGTCATACAAGCTTCCAGCAGTACCTCTGCTGTTGTGGCATCGAGTTCAGCAGTTATCATGACAAATGCGCCAAAGATAACGACAACAGAACAGCTAGCAACCACTACAGCGGCTGAGACAACACCTACAACAACCACATCTGCGTCAACAACTACAGCAACAACCACTAAGGCAACAACTACATCTGTGTCGACAACTACAGCGACAACTAAAGAAGAGGAAAGCACCACAACAGCAGAAACAACAACAGTGACAGCCACAAAGCCTTTGTCCTCCGAAGAAACGTCTACCATGCTACCTACGACAGCACCTACCCCTAAGCCAGACACAGAGGTAAAAACAGAGGCAAAGGTTACAGAACAAAGCAGTGAGGCTGGCGCAACAA TGCCAAGTCCAAACAATGCTAACGAAAAG aatgtaAAGTTCTTCTACGTGAACGTGCTTATCCCTGTTAGTATCGGTGTGATAGGGGCTCTCCTTATCGCCTTCTTTGTGTTGCTCTACAAGACTTGCAGAAGAAGAAAACTAAAGAAAGTCAGATACTTTGGAAAG
- the LOC5507140 gene encoding probable inactive tRNA-specific adenosine deaminase-like protein 3, translating into MISYPTSILAAEPQEQQANHSVKAVAILADEFLQELETVPVFACEIKDRKQASRCIRELKEAFNFSDLMHLKRIRSLKTRNSDILHILLCPVSHHTSAVPSLDYQALPSLDDQALPSLDDHHTPDVPSLDDILHGTDVSREGLGEPFLVNVAKTQPHTRAQYQKASELWPTNFHEEKYISRLIGGELFTTKELETISSYVRFAQQAAQYAKSKQQVGIGAAMVDPETKRVVAVACDLRHHGHPLQHAVMVVIDLVAQSQGAGSWCLGGRDSSGIWSLKELIGISGKNDQNKTIAESEISKWMTSAKICMGFNEDNRNERLKQGGDKVDASLKNINSKLDLPYLCTGYDLYVTQEPCVMCAMALVHSRIRRVFYSCGDSIRGALGSKYKLHTQKALNHHFEHNIFSAEHLVTFMGNSNWLVSNEN; encoded by the exons CAAATCACTCCGTCAAGGCTGTCGCTATTTTGGCGGACGAGTTCTTACAAGAATTGGAAACAG ttCCAGTCTTCGCTTGTGAAATAAAAGACCGTAAACAAGCGTCTAGATGTATCCG GGAGTTAAAAGAGGCATTTAATTTTAGTGATTTGATGCACCTGAAAAGGATACGAAGTCTAAAAACCCGAAATA GTGATATTCTCCATATTTTATTGTGCCCGGTATCACACCACACCTCAGCGGTCCCATCATTAGATTACCAAGCCCTCCCATCATTAGATGACCAAGCCCTCCCATCATTAGATGACCACCACACCCCAGACGTCCCATCATTAGATGATATACTTCATGGCACTGATGTTAGCAGGGAGGGGCTGGGAGAGCCATTTTTGGTCAATGTTGCTAAGACCCAGCCTCATACAAGAGCACAGTACCAGAAAGCTTCAGAACTATGGCCAACAAATTTCCATGAAGAAAAATA TATTTCTAGGTTGATAGGTGGAGAACTATTCACTACTAAGGAACTAGAGACAATCAGCTCCTACGTGAGATTTGCCCAGCAAGCTGCGCAATATGCTAAATCAAAACAACAG GTTGGTATTGGTGCAGCAATGGTTGACCCAGAGACAAAAAGAGTTGTTGCTGTCGCTTGTGATTTGCGTCACCATGGACACCCTCTTCAACATGCTGTTATGGTTGTCATTGACTTAGTGGCCCAGAGCCAAGGAGCTGGAAGCTGGTGTTTAGGAGGAAGGGATAGTTCTGGTATCTGGTCCCTCAAAGAGCTGATTGGAATATCTGGTAAAAATGATCAAAACAAGACAATTGCTGAATCAGAAATATCAAAATGGATGACTTCTGCTAAAATATGCATGGGCTTTAATGAAGACAATAGAAATGAAAGATTAAAGCAAGGCGGGGATAAAGTGGATGCATCattgaaaaatataaactcTAAACTTGATTTGCCGTATCTATGCACTGGATATGACTTATATGTCACTCAAGAACCCTGTGTAAT GTGTGCCATGGCCCTTGTTCATTCTCGCATCAGGCGCGTGTTCTATAGCTGTGGTGACTCAATTCGAGGGGCACTGGGCTCTAAATACAAGCTGCACACTCAAAAAGCACTTAATCATCACTTTGAG cacAATATTTTTTCAGCTGAGCATTTGGTGACGTTCATGGGCAATTCAAATTGGCTTGTGTCtaatgaaaattag